Proteins found in one Pirellulales bacterium genomic segment:
- a CDS encoding glycosyltransferase family 2 protein, with protein sequence MAGHAQALTDLPRPNSSIPGAANQPSSAGAAPFWAGTLSLCLPAYNEQDCIGATLDAALTAVPPLVASLEVIVVDDGSRDATSRRVQAVADRDPRVRLVRHEQNRGYGAAVTSGLRAARGDLVMFADSDGQFDFRDVARLLARLESNDFVVGYRGRRVESFHRRFNAWAWGRLVRLMYGVRVRDLDCAFKLFRREVVERLRLTANGACINAELMCQCRRAGFRFAEVAVEHYPRKAGRATGSSLAVIARAFRELPHLQTQPLPAPDPLRSQTFSKAA encoded by the coding sequence ATGGCAGGTCACGCCCAAGCATTGACCGACCTTCCGCGCCCAAACTCGTCGATTCCAGGGGCGGCCAACCAGCCATCGTCGGCCGGCGCGGCGCCCTTCTGGGCCGGCACGTTGTCGCTCTGCCTGCCGGCCTACAACGAGCAGGACTGCATCGGTGCGACGCTCGACGCCGCGCTGACCGCGGTGCCGCCGCTCGTGGCGTCGCTGGAAGTGATCGTGGTCGACGACGGCTCGCGCGACGCCACTTCGCGCCGCGTGCAGGCCGTCGCCGACCGCGACCCGCGGGTGCGTCTCGTGCGGCACGAGCAAAACCGGGGCTATGGAGCGGCTGTGACCAGCGGCTTGCGCGCGGCCCGCGGCGACCTGGTGATGTTCGCCGACAGCGACGGGCAGTTCGATTTTCGCGACGTGGCCCGCCTGTTGGCCCGCTTGGAAAGCAACGATTTTGTGGTCGGCTATCGCGGGCGGCGCGTCGAGTCGTTCCATCGGCGCTTCAATGCCTGGGCCTGGGGACGGCTGGTGCGGCTGATGTACGGCGTTCGCGTCCGCGATCTGGATTGCGCTTTCAAGCTGTTCCGCCGCGAGGTGGTCGAACGCCTGCGGCTCACGGCCAACGGCGCCTGCATCAACGCGGAGTTGATGTGCCAGTGCCGCCGGGCAGGTTTCCGCTTCGCCGAGGTGGCCGTCGAACATTATCCTCGCAAGGCGGGCCGGGCGACCGGTTCGAGCCTGGCTGTGATCGCCCGTGCCTTCCGCGAGCTGCCGCACCTCCAAACCCAGCCGCTGCCCGCGCCAGACCCGCTTCGTTCGCAAACCTTCTCGAAAGCCGCTTGA